In a genomic window of Nostoc sp. UHCC 0870:
- a CDS encoding ABC transporter ATP-binding protein — translation MPNTISITDSLVPNPVPKSTIIRLESIFKIYGRGETEVKALNDVNLVINEGEYCSIMGPSGSGKSTAMNIIGCLDRPTTGHYYLDNVDVAQMNDADLAHIRNKKLGFVFQQFHLLPQLSALENVMLPMIYAGVNPSERRDRAAEALTKVGLANRINNKPTQLSGGQQQRVAIARAIVNRPVVLLADEPTGALDSHTTQEVLDIFTELNTSGITVVMVTHEPEVARQTRRIVWFRDGQVVNSHLTPEELIRNS, via the coding sequence ATGCCAAATACTATTTCAATTACTGATTCACTAGTTCCTAATCCTGTACCGAAATCAACAATCATTCGGTTAGAAAGCATCTTTAAAATCTACGGTAGGGGAGAAACTGAAGTTAAAGCCCTCAATGATGTAAATCTTGTCATCAATGAGGGTGAATACTGTTCCATTATGGGGCCTTCAGGTTCAGGTAAATCTACAGCTATGAATATTATTGGCTGTCTAGATCGTCCCACTACAGGACATTACTATTTAGATAACGTCGATGTGGCGCAAATGAATGACGCAGACTTGGCGCATATCCGTAATAAAAAACTGGGGTTTGTCTTTCAACAATTCCATCTATTACCCCAACTCAGCGCATTAGAAAACGTGATGCTGCCAATGATATATGCTGGTGTTAATCCTAGCGAAAGACGCGATCGCGCCGCCGAAGCACTCACCAAAGTCGGTTTAGCCAATCGCATCAACAACAAACCCACTCAACTATCAGGCGGACAACAACAAAGAGTAGCGATCGCCCGTGCGATTGTCAACCGTCCCGTTGTCCTGCTAGCTGATGAACCTACCGGCGCACTCGATTCACACACCACCCAAGAAGTATTAGATATTTTTACCGAACTTAATACTAGTGGTATCACGGTAGTTATGGTGACACACGAACCAGAAGTTGCTCGTCAAACCCGGCGTATTGTCTGGTTTCGGGACGGTCAAGTTGTAAATTCCCACCTCACACCTGAAGAATTAATTCGTAATTCGTAA
- a CDS encoding SDR family oxidoreductase — MTSTSHIFLVGASRGVGKEIANYLSKQNIQVTALLRNETSRAELEAMGVEVVLGDALNIDDLERAIITDKPIHAVISTLGGLPTDQEKPDYLGNKNIIDAAVKAGVQKFVLVTSIGTGNSVGALSPQALNALQTVLVEKDKAEQHLIASGLTYTIIRPGGLKSEPATGNAVLTEDTSIVGSIHRADVAELVCRCLNAESANNKVLSAIDKNMLFTQTEFVEFKLD, encoded by the coding sequence ATGACAAGTACATCTCACATTTTCCTTGTAGGAGCTAGTCGCGGTGTTGGTAAAGAAATTGCCAATTACTTGAGTAAACAGAATATTCAAGTCACCGCACTGCTCAGAAACGAAACATCCCGTGCTGAACTAGAAGCAATGGGAGTTGAGGTAGTTTTAGGAGATGCTTTAAATATAGATGACCTAGAACGTGCCATCATCACAGACAAACCGATTCACGCTGTTATCAGTACGCTAGGCGGTTTACCTACAGACCAAGAAAAACCAGATTATTTAGGAAATAAGAATATCATTGATGCCGCAGTGAAAGCTGGTGTACAGAAGTTTGTTCTGGTAACTTCCATTGGGACTGGTAACAGTGTCGGTGCTTTGTCTCCCCAAGCTTTAAACGCACTGCAAACAGTCTTAGTAGAAAAGGACAAAGCCGAACAACATTTAATTGCTAGTGGATTGACTTACACGATTATCCGTCCTGGTGGGCTAAAATCAGAGCCAGCCACAGGTAACGCTGTGTTAACGGAAGACACAAGCATTGTTGGGAGTATCCATCGCGCAGATGTAGCAGAGTTAGTTTGTCGTTGTTTAAATGCTGAGAGTGCGAATAATAAAGTCCTGTCAGCAATAGATAAGAATATGCTCTTTACACAAACAGAATTTGTTGAGTTTAAACTAGATTAG
- the psbP gene encoding photosystem II reaction center PsbP, which produces MWKRLVFILLLVLSFSLSNPNIASAAGFKSFVDTTDGYEFLYPNGWLQVKVADGPDVVFHDLIEISENVSVIISPVPENKTLKELGTPTEVGYKLGKSALAPADSGRSAELVNALEQESDGKIYYILEYLVTLPDQQKRHNVTSVAVSRGKLFTFNASIPERRWQRVKNMMKDVVNSFSVY; this is translated from the coding sequence ATGTGGAAAAGACTTGTATTTATTTTGCTATTGGTATTAAGTTTCAGCTTAAGTAATCCTAATATTGCCTCTGCTGCCGGATTCAAAAGCTTTGTAGACACAACTGATGGCTATGAATTTTTATACCCTAATGGCTGGTTGCAGGTAAAAGTTGCCGATGGACCTGATGTTGTGTTTCACGATTTAATTGAGATATCAGAAAATGTCTCTGTGATTATTAGTCCTGTGCCAGAGAACAAAACATTAAAAGAATTAGGAACACCAACGGAAGTAGGATACAAGTTGGGTAAGTCAGCTTTAGCACCTGCTGACTCTGGACGTTCGGCTGAATTGGTTAACGCCCTAGAACAAGAATCTGATGGGAAAATATATTATATTCTTGAGTATTTGGTAACACTTCCCGATCAGCAAAAACGGCACAACGTGACTAGTGTTGCTGTGAGCCGTGGTAAACTTTTTACCTTTAATGCCTCTATTCCTGAAAGACGTTGGCAAAGAGTTAAAAACATGATGAAAGATGTAGTCAATTCTTTTTCTGTGTATTAA
- a CDS encoding Maf family protein — translation MKIPQFVLASASPARRRLLQTVGIEPIVRPSDFDESQVQITEPGQLVQILAQSKAETVVPQFASGLIMGCDSVLAINGKIHGKPADADEAIARWQLMRGSFGDLYTGHVLIDVDQNRTIVKCQVTRVYFAQISDRAIQAYVATGEPLKCAGAFALEGFGSLFVEKIEGCHSNVIGLSLPLLRQMLEELGYEVTDYWQ, via the coding sequence ATGAAAATTCCCCAATTCGTACTAGCTTCTGCTTCCCCGGCGCGAAGACGCTTGCTGCAAACTGTTGGTATTGAACCAATAGTCCGTCCTAGTGATTTTGATGAGTCACAAGTTCAAATCACTGAACCTGGACAGTTAGTTCAAATTCTGGCTCAAAGCAAGGCGGAAACTGTAGTACCGCAGTTTGCATCAGGATTGATTATGGGTTGCGATTCAGTATTAGCAATCAATGGTAAGATTCACGGTAAACCAGCAGATGCAGATGAAGCGATCGCACGTTGGCAATTAATGCGGGGTAGCTTTGGCGATTTATACACAGGTCATGTGTTAATTGATGTTGACCAAAACCGCACTATAGTTAAATGTCAGGTGACAAGAGTATATTTTGCTCAAATTAGCGATCGCGCTATTCAAGCCTATGTAGCTACAGGTGAACCCCTCAAGTGTGCTGGTGCATTCGCTCTAGAAGGTTTTGGTAGTCTATTTGTAGAAAAAATAGAAGGTTGTCACAGCAACGTTATCGGACTTAGTTTACCCCTACTCCGGCAAATGCTAGAAGAACTAGGTTACGAAGTTACAGACTATTGGCAATAA
- a CDS encoding WD40 repeat domain-containing protein, whose translation MDWISLLKAQQADFLQRVKKPKTYDLSLLESQVRGCHSEVMAFCGEPLAKIIEFSRQQAKILAKNPPPIPPEYPEPPDWTIPFPTYFQQQAEDYILREQIVDRIISTRLGKLLKKIPQDTVQNMVLDDEGNLRGESKFTYLLADNPKLSVQVYVADGESFNGIKKDKIRWSVTQDDLRHHQVLIFLCLFYPSTGKLGCEKQAVIAGFLPTHQIGLTEPKMYVAPSNLLYSGGLSWYLESLTLKKDIKKDILPIVVERTIPETIQTLSSDHPKKEIIGDWECWQTLKGHTKGINCLAFNSKYDNGIITPILASGSHGETKLWDLSKGDLIDTLSEYPWVFSGLIDEISSLAFSADGQMLVSGGADSSIKIWHTGALDLIDILHKHHGVVRCVAFTPDGQMLATGGDDRKIFFWDLMSRQVKAILSLDDTAAHSLALSRDGQTLVTGSYRKIKVWHTSEPWNTKNLKDKEPLHTLTGHGHIVRALTISADSQWLVSGSWDQTIKIWHLESGKLIRTLKGHTDKVYAIALSPDEQIIASSSADQTIKLWHFDSGELLATFTGHTDIVTALTFTSSGDMLVSGSLDKTIKIWQRS comes from the coding sequence ATGGATTGGATTAGCTTACTCAAAGCTCAACAGGCTGACTTCCTTCAACGTGTGAAAAAACCCAAAACTTACGATCTATCTTTGTTAGAAAGTCAAGTTAGAGGGTGTCACAGCGAAGTGATGGCATTTTGTGGAGAGCCTTTGGCAAAAATTATCGAATTTTCTCGCCAACAAGCCAAAATCCTGGCGAAAAATCCGCCTCCCATACCCCCTGAATATCCCGAACCCCCTGATTGGACTATCCCTTTTCCCACATATTTCCAGCAGCAAGCGGAAGATTATATTTTGCGTGAGCAAATAGTCGATCGCATCATCAGCACGCGTCTAGGGAAGCTACTGAAGAAAATTCCCCAAGACACCGTGCAGAATATGGTGCTAGACGATGAAGGTAACTTGCGGGGTGAAAGTAAGTTTACTTACTTGCTAGCAGATAACCCTAAATTGAGTGTACAAGTTTATGTTGCTGATGGCGAAAGTTTTAATGGCATTAAGAAAGATAAAATCAGGTGGTCAGTCACTCAAGATGATTTAAGACATCACCAAGTATTAATTTTTCTGTGTCTATTTTATCCATCTACTGGTAAGTTGGGTTGTGAAAAACAAGCTGTGATTGCTGGCTTTTTACCCACCCATCAAATCGGATTAACAGAACCCAAAATGTATGTTGCTCCTAGTAACTTGTTGTATTCCGGGGGTTTAAGTTGGTATTTAGAATCATTAACTCTTAAAAAAGATATTAAAAAAGATATCTTGCCAATAGTTGTTGAAAGAACCATCCCTGAAACAATTCAGACTCTATCATCAGACCATCCTAAAAAAGAAATTATTGGTGATTGGGAATGTTGGCAGACGTTAAAAGGACATACTAAAGGAATTAATTGTTTAGCTTTTAATTCTAAGTATGACAACGGCATAATTACACCAATATTAGCTAGTGGTAGTCATGGAGAGACGAAGTTATGGGATTTAAGCAAGGGTGATTTAATCGATACTTTGTCAGAATATCCTTGGGTATTTTCTGGACTAATAGATGAAATTAGTTCCCTAGCTTTTAGTGCAGACGGACAGATGTTGGTGAGTGGTGGCGCAGATTCGTCAATTAAAATTTGGCATACAGGCGCATTAGATTTAATAGATATTCTGCACAAACATCATGGCGTGGTGCGCTGCGTTGCTTTCACTCCCGATGGACAAATGTTAGCCACTGGTGGGGATGACAGAAAAATCTTCTTTTGGGATTTGATGAGTCGTCAGGTAAAAGCCATCCTGTCTTTAGATGATACGGCTGCTCATTCCTTGGCGTTAAGCCGTGACGGTCAAACTTTAGTAACTGGTAGCTATCGTAAAATCAAAGTCTGGCACACCTCAGAACCCTGGAATACGAAGAATCTCAAAGACAAAGAACCCCTACATACCCTCACGGGTCACGGTCACATTGTCCGTGCTTTGACAATCAGTGCAGATAGTCAATGGCTGGTAAGTGGTAGTTGGGATCAGACCATTAAAATTTGGCATCTGGAGAGTGGTAAATTAATTCGCACTCTTAAGGGACATACAGATAAAGTGTATGCGATCGCGCTTAGTCCTGATGAACAAATTATTGCTAGCAGTAGTGCTGACCAAACTATCAAGTTATGGCATTTTGACTCTGGCGAGTTATTGGCTACCTTTACAGGTCACACTGATATTGTCACCGCGCTGACTTTTACCAGTTCCGGCGATATGTTGGTGAGTGGGAGTTTGGATAAAACCATTAAAATTTGGCAAAGGAGTTAA
- a CDS encoding chromosome segregation ATPase produces the protein MPDTSPPAPPQNMPPVQPIEPSLPAPINGNWYLLSVRSKKRESFLKYLNLAITQNNLQELILEIKIPQDKVYEDIVLLNLSNFNTANSQLQKIDHFQSLQRKPLPLAQVSRMIGN, from the coding sequence TTGCCAGATACATCACCTCCAGCACCGCCGCAAAATATGCCCCCAGTACAACCTATAGAACCATCATTACCAGCACCTATTAATGGTAATTGGTATTTACTCAGCGTCCGTTCTAAAAAAAGAGAATCGTTTTTGAAATATCTAAATCTTGCCATTACTCAAAATAATTTACAAGAATTAATTTTAGAGATAAAAATTCCGCAAGATAAAGTTTATGAAGATATTGTTTTGCTGAATTTAAGCAACTTTAATACTGCAAATTCTCAACTGCAAAAAATTGATCATTTTCAAAGTCTTCAACGCAAACCATTACCCTTGGCACAAGTTAGCCGAATGATAGGAAACTAA
- a CDS encoding extracellular solute-binding protein, with the protein MYHLKSINRRSFLASMGGLAVSQLLIGCANNKQIKLNVQLLKGSIPPQLVDKFRKNLQQKVQLKFAPISNIQDAFKQLQTWQQKPKSNEDAGWSRFIPFRQSPTPTLANLVTLGDYWLQTAIEQQLIQPIEPTQLKNWPGLDSRWQQLVTRNDKGFPDPQGKVWAAPYRWGSTVIVYNREKFKALGWTPQDWSDLWREELRSHFSLLNEPREVIGLVLKKLGKSYNTENLDAIPQLEAELKTLNQQVKFYSSNTYLEPLIMGDTWLAVGWSSDVVPILSRYPKLSMVIPLSGTAMWSDLWVSPKGAAKDDLSSQWIDFCWQPKSAKQISLQTKSNSPIATDINTADIQPSFTSLLLNSREVFDKSEFLLPFSPETNKQYETLFTKIKA; encoded by the coding sequence ATGTATCATCTTAAATCTATTAATCGCCGGTCTTTTCTCGCCAGCATGGGTGGGCTAGCAGTTTCACAACTGTTAATTGGGTGTGCTAACAACAAGCAAATAAAACTCAACGTCCAATTATTAAAAGGTTCTATTCCTCCTCAATTAGTTGATAAATTTCGCAAGAATTTGCAACAAAAGGTACAACTTAAGTTTGCGCCAATTTCAAATATCCAAGATGCTTTTAAGCAATTGCAAACTTGGCAGCAGAAACCAAAAAGCAATGAAGATGCAGGATGGAGTCGCTTCATCCCATTTAGACAATCCCCAACGCCTACGTTAGCTAACTTGGTGACATTGGGAGATTATTGGCTGCAAACAGCAATTGAACAGCAATTAATTCAACCAATAGAACCAACACAGTTAAAGAATTGGCCTGGTTTAGATTCTAGATGGCAACAATTAGTGACACGCAACGACAAAGGTTTTCCAGATCCTCAAGGAAAAGTTTGGGCTGCGCCTTACCGTTGGGGTAGTACAGTCATTGTGTATAACCGAGAGAAGTTTAAAGCATTGGGATGGACACCACAGGATTGGAGTGATTTGTGGCGGGAAGAATTGCGATCGCATTTTTCTTTACTCAACGAACCTAGAGAAGTAATTGGGTTAGTCCTCAAGAAGCTAGGAAAATCATACAACACCGAAAATCTAGACGCAATTCCACAATTAGAAGCAGAACTCAAAACCTTAAACCAACAGGTAAAATTCTACAGTTCTAATACCTACCTAGAACCTTTAATTATGGGCGATACTTGGTTGGCTGTTGGTTGGTCAAGTGATGTAGTACCAATTTTAAGTCGTTATCCAAAACTGAGCATGGTTATTCCCCTTTCTGGGACAGCTATGTGGTCAGATTTATGGGTAAGTCCCAAGGGTGCAGCTAAGGACGATTTATCATCACAATGGATTGATTTTTGTTGGCAGCCAAAGAGTGCCAAGCAAATTTCTTTACAAACTAAAAGTAATTCTCCAATTGCTACAGATATTAACACTGCTGATATTCAGCCATCATTTACGAGTTTGTTACTAAATAGTCGTGAAGTTTTCGACAAAAGCGAATTTCTACTTCCTTTTTCACCAGAAACTAACAAACAATACGAAACTTTATTTACCAAAATCAAAGCATAA
- a CDS encoding transposase has translation MRSNDRQRGERRAKISDSRKDYTHKLTARLIRENQTIVVEDLAVKNMVKNPKLARAISDAAWGELVRQLEYKAKWYGRNLVKIDRWFPSSKRCGNCGHIVDKLPLNIREWDCPNCGTHHDRDINASRNILAVGHTVTVCGANIRPDRHKSKGQLRKTSNGKKQKPKS, from the coding sequence TTGCGTAGCAACGACAGACAACGGGGTGAGCGACGAGCTAAAATCTCTGATTCCAGAAAAGACTATACCCACAAACTGACAGCTCGACTGATTCGTGAAAACCAAACGATAGTGGTTGAGGATTTGGCAGTTAAGAATATGGTCAAGAATCCCAAACTTGCCCGTGCTATCAGTGATGCTGCATGGGGCGAGTTGGTGAGGCAACTGGAATACAAAGCCAAGTGGTATGGTCGAAACTTGGTAAAAATTGACCGATGGTTTCCCAGTTCTAAACGCTGTGGCAACTGCGGACATATTGTTGATAAACTGCCGTTGAATATCAGAGAGTGGGACTGTCCCAACTGCGGAACACACCACGACAGGGATATCAACGCCAGTCGAAATATTTTGGCGGTGGGACACACCGTTACAGTCTGTGGAGCGAACATAAGACCTGATAGGCATAAGTCTAAAGGGCAGTTGCGAAAAACCAGTAATGGGAAGAAACAGAAACCTAAGTCGTGA
- a CDS encoding PP2C family protein-serine/threonine phosphatase, producing the protein MSQVPSQPTDNNNSATTTDVTPVVALKELVARLHREQNKIQDLLSSLGFALRSFNNLNQFLELIPLMATRVTDADGSALFLYKPNGQIRLEQLHWQDSRQRKNIRKALETASSQVSLAANSAPLATATGILDAQMHRHLGPDVQIFGTAILVKHTERGWLYVLSRDPEYSWTETRQKLVRLVADQTAVAIENDELAVELRKKERLDQELEIGAEIQRRLLPRQCPAIPGAVLAARCKPANRVGGDYYDFIPTNHSQIYPHIINSSQNAGRWGLVIGDVMGKGVPAGLIMTMMRGMLRGEVLHGNSPGGVLQNLNRVMYADLENSHRFITLFYSEYNPHNRVLSYSNAAHNPPLWWHAATKSISRLDTLGMLIGLDANSQYEDAQVQLEPGDTVIYYTDGLTDAAAASGDRFDEENFVAAFHTACRFCNSPQEIVDYLFDQVQQFIGHDGQNTDDMTLVVLQIY; encoded by the coding sequence GTGTCTCAAGTGCCATCTCAACCTACTGACAACAATAATAGTGCTACAACAACCGATGTCACACCAGTTGTAGCACTCAAAGAACTCGTGGCAAGGTTGCACCGGGAACAGAATAAAATTCAAGATTTGCTGAGTTCTTTGGGATTTGCCCTCAGAAGCTTTAATAATTTGAATCAGTTTTTGGAACTGATTCCATTAATGGCGACAAGAGTTACAGATGCTGATGGTAGTGCGCTGTTTCTTTATAAGCCCAATGGTCAAATTAGGTTAGAGCAGTTACATTGGCAAGATAGTCGCCAACGCAAAAACATCCGCAAAGCTTTAGAAACAGCTAGTAGTCAAGTTTCACTAGCAGCCAATAGCGCACCCCTCGCCACAGCTACAGGGATTTTGGACGCGCAGATGCACCGCCACTTGGGGCCGGATGTGCAGATTTTCGGCACAGCAATTTTGGTCAAGCACACAGAACGGGGATGGTTATATGTACTCAGCCGCGACCCGGAATATAGCTGGACAGAAACCAGACAAAAGTTAGTGCGGCTAGTAGCAGATCAAACGGCGGTAGCGATTGAAAATGATGAACTAGCAGTAGAACTGAGAAAAAAAGAACGCCTAGACCAAGAATTAGAAATTGGTGCGGAGATTCAAAGGCGACTTCTACCCCGTCAATGTCCTGCGATTCCTGGTGCTGTCTTGGCAGCACGCTGTAAACCTGCTAATCGTGTAGGTGGAGACTACTATGATTTTATTCCCACGAATCACAGTCAAATTTATCCCCACATTATTAACAGTAGTCAGAATGCAGGACGTTGGGGTTTGGTAATTGGGGATGTCATGGGGAAAGGTGTCCCGGCTGGTCTAATTATGACAATGATGCGGGGAATGCTGCGAGGAGAGGTTTTGCATGGTAATTCTCCAGGGGGAGTGCTGCAAAACTTGAATCGAGTCATGTATGCAGATTTGGAAAATTCTCACCGCTTTATAACGCTGTTTTACTCGGAATATAATCCGCACAATCGCGTTTTGTCTTATAGTAATGCGGCACATAACCCTCCGTTGTGGTGGCACGCAGCGACGAAAAGTATTAGCCGTTTGGATACCTTGGGAATGTTAATTGGCTTGGATGCGAATAGCCAATATGAAGATGCCCAGGTACAGTTAGAACCTGGGGATACAGTTATTTATTATACAGATGGTTTGACTGATGCGGCGGCGGCTAGTGGCGATCGCTTCGACGAAGAAAATTTTGTTGCTGCCTTCCATACAGCTTGTAGGTTCTGTAACAGTCCACAGGAAATTGTTGATTACCTGTTTGATCAGGTACAGCAATTTATTGGCCACGATGGACAAAACACTGATGATATGACGCTAGTTGTGTTGCAGATTTATTAG